A stretch of the Melanotaenia boesemani isolate fMelBoe1 chromosome 24, fMelBoe1.pri, whole genome shotgun sequence genome encodes the following:
- the igfbp5a gene encoding insulin-like growth factor-binding protein 5a, which translates to MMLSVSLLVVPLLSITGCGSSYVPCEPCDPKALSMCPPVPVGCELVKEPGCGCCLTCALEEGQSCGVYTGPCMRGLRCLPKNDEDKPLHALLHGRGMCKNEKLYKPLHPSKEPAQTKVPLYGDISSRKAQAMKQAKERKNQLARLGPASNRDPSPPSLDKLEPEFGPCRRRLDNLIQSMKGSSQVLALSLYIPNCDKKGFFKRKQCKPSRGRKRGFCWCVDRFGVKIPGINYAGGDLQCKDLESSNNSNE; encoded by the exons ATGATGCTGAGTGTTTCCCTCCTGGTTGTTCCGCTGCTGAGCATTACCGGCTGCGGCTCGTCATATGTGCCGTGCGAGCCGTGCGATCCGAAGGCCCTGTCCATGTGCCCGCCGGTGCCGGTGGGCTGTGAGCTGGTGAAGGAACCCGGCTGCGGCTGCTGTCTGACGTGCGCGCTCGAAGAGGGCCAGTCGTGTGGCGTGTACACCGGACCGTGCATGCGCGGGCTGCGATGCCTGCCCAAGAATGACGAGGATAAGCCGCTGCACGCGCTCCTGCACGGCCGGGGGATGTGCAAAAACGAGAAGTTGTATAAACCACTGCATCCATCAAAAG AGCCAGCACAAACCAAGGTCCCCTTATATGGAGATATCAGCAGTCGGAAAGCCCAGGCCATGAAGCAGGCCAAGGAGCGCAAGAACCAGTTGGCCAGGCTGGGACCCGCCAGTAACCGAGATCCGTCACCTCCTAGCCTGGATAAACTGGAGCCTGAATTT gGTCCCTGCAGAAGAAGACTAGATAATCTCATTCAGAGCATGAAGGGCAGTTCTCAGGTCTTGGCTCTCTCTCTGTACATCCCCAACTGTGACAAGAAGGGCTTCTTCAAACGCAAACAG TGTAAGCCATCTAGGGGTCGAAAACGAGGCTTCTGCTGGTGCGTGGACCGCTTTGGCGTTAAAATCCCAGGCATCAACTACGCCGGTGGAGACCTGCAGTGCAAAGATCTTGagagcagcaacaacagcaatGAATGA